From Actinoplanes oblitus, a single genomic window includes:
- a CDS encoding peptidoglycan-binding protein, translated as MTARGMLTVVGTAVGGLIGWSDTRPTADPESLRSLFADFGVQVGPAPADLAEAVRAVQSRLGLEADGEAGPETVHLLARYAAEARALTAFRDAA; from the coding sequence ATGACCGCACGAGGAATGCTCACCGTGGTCGGCACCGCCGTCGGCGGCCTGATCGGCTGGTCCGACACCCGGCCCACGGCGGATCCGGAAAGCCTGCGCTCGCTCTTCGCCGACTTCGGCGTCCAGGTCGGCCCGGCCCCCGCCGACCTGGCGGAGGCGGTCCGCGCCGTCCAGTCCCGGCTCGGCCTGGAGGCCGACGGCGAGGCCGGCCCGGAGACGGTCCACCTGCTCGCCCGCTACGCGGCCGAGGCCCGCGCCCTGACCGCCTTCCGCGACGCCGCCTGA
- a CDS encoding S1C family serine protease: protein MSDPLNRPAGHPYLTHIPPVMVSPPRGPRWKRRLAGGAAVLVLVGGGGTTGALLTEKYLDRAPAAATSGTTGSTVAATTVAEDDELAPIVAKVRPSIVTVLVDGARESSLGSGVVLRADGLILTNNHVISSNGTVSVRLSTGRTVPARVVAADSTHDLALVQATGLSGLTPVTFAGDDSVAVGDTVLAFGAPLGLEGTVTSGILSATGRSLDTGDEQLTGLLQTDAAINQGNSGGALVDTSGRVVGIDVAIATAGDSTGSVGLGFAIPAGTVTSVVKQLEAQLDS, encoded by the coding sequence ATGAGCGATCCGCTGAACCGCCCCGCCGGACACCCCTACCTCACGCACATCCCGCCGGTGATGGTGAGCCCGCCGCGCGGCCCCCGGTGGAAGCGCCGGCTCGCCGGCGGCGCCGCGGTCCTGGTCCTGGTCGGTGGCGGCGGCACCACCGGCGCGCTGCTCACCGAGAAGTATCTGGACCGCGCCCCGGCCGCCGCGACCAGCGGCACCACCGGCAGCACCGTCGCGGCGACCACCGTCGCCGAGGACGACGAGCTGGCCCCGATCGTCGCGAAGGTGCGGCCCAGCATCGTGACGGTGCTGGTCGACGGGGCACGCGAGTCGTCGCTCGGCTCCGGCGTGGTGCTCCGCGCCGACGGCCTGATCCTCACCAACAACCACGTGATCTCGTCGAACGGCACGGTGAGCGTGCGCCTGTCCACCGGCCGGACCGTCCCGGCCCGGGTGGTCGCCGCGGACAGCACGCACGACCTGGCGCTGGTGCAGGCGACCGGGCTGTCCGGGCTGACCCCGGTCACCTTCGCCGGCGACGACAGCGTCGCGGTCGGCGACACCGTGCTGGCGTTCGGCGCGCCGCTCGGCCTGGAGGGCACCGTGACCTCGGGCATCCTCTCCGCCACCGGCCGCAGCCTGGACACCGGTGACGAGCAGCTCACCGGCCTGCTGCAGACCGACGCCGCGATCAACCAGGGCAACTCCGGCGGCGCGCTGGTGGACACCTCCGGCCGGGTGGTCGGGATCGACGTCGCCATCGCCACCGCCGGCGACAGCACCGGCAGCGTCGGCCTCGGCTTCGCGATCCCGGCCGGCACCGTGACCAGCGTCGTCAAGCAGCTTGAGGCTCAGCTCGACAGCTGA
- a CDS encoding FAD-dependent monooxygenase — translation MSSDVVIVGAGPNGLMLACELALNGVRPLVLERRTGPSTEQRANGLVGQIVPMLHRRGLYERLTGRPGGPEPTPGHVFGAFPLRLAGLADNPMYTLLAPQQKIEAMLGERAAELGVEVRGGHELTGLDQKDDRVVVDVSGPGGPCRIEARYVVGADGGRSMTRKLTGFAFPGVTDDDAVSRTAAVDVPTELIDPESGGLRIPGYGVVPPFQHHRTERGMVAFAPFPDGRNLITAATTARPAGDEPVTLAEVLETLHYVLGAEVPLLPPTGPGPHTLRRLAGGNTRIADSYRRDRVILLGDAAHVHSAIGGPGLNLGLQDAVNLGWKLAALVRGWAPAGLLDTYESERRPVAERVVMHTQAQGLLAGPGPAVTALRALFAELMEEEAVVRRLAALIAGTDFRYDGMGGFAPDLGPVTHRARPLLVDNTGTLAGAVAPWRDRVDLVTVPLPAESAMLVRPDNYVAWSSSGPAPSPDGLVVALRRWFGAPQLSS, via the coding sequence ATGTCCTCTGATGTCGTGATCGTCGGAGCCGGACCGAACGGCCTGATGCTCGCCTGCGAACTCGCCCTCAACGGCGTCCGCCCGCTGGTCCTCGAACGCCGCACCGGCCCGTCCACCGAGCAGCGCGCGAACGGCCTGGTCGGCCAGATCGTGCCGATGCTGCACCGGCGCGGACTCTACGAACGACTCACCGGCCGCCCGGGTGGGCCGGAACCGACCCCCGGCCACGTCTTCGGCGCCTTCCCGTTGCGGCTGGCCGGCCTGGCGGACAATCCGATGTACACACTGCTCGCGCCGCAGCAGAAGATCGAGGCGATGCTCGGCGAGCGCGCCGCCGAACTCGGTGTGGAGGTCCGGGGCGGGCACGAGCTGACCGGTCTCGATCAGAAGGACGACCGGGTGGTGGTGGACGTGTCCGGTCCCGGCGGCCCCTGCCGGATCGAGGCGCGCTACGTCGTCGGCGCGGACGGCGGGCGCAGCATGACCCGGAAGCTGACCGGTTTCGCCTTCCCCGGCGTCACCGACGACGATGCCGTGTCGCGCACCGCCGCTGTCGACGTGCCCACCGAGCTGATCGACCCGGAGAGCGGCGGCCTGCGGATTCCCGGCTACGGCGTGGTGCCGCCCTTCCAGCACCACCGCACCGAACGCGGCATGGTCGCCTTCGCGCCGTTCCCGGACGGGCGGAATCTGATCACCGCGGCCACCACCGCGCGGCCGGCCGGCGACGAACCGGTGACGCTCGCCGAGGTCCTGGAGACGCTGCACTACGTGCTCGGCGCCGAGGTGCCGCTGCTGCCGCCGACCGGTCCCGGGCCGCACACCCTGCGCCGGCTCGCCGGCGGCAACACCCGGATCGCCGACAGCTACCGCAGGGATCGGGTGATCCTGCTCGGCGACGCCGCGCACGTGCACTCCGCGATCGGCGGTCCGGGCCTCAACCTGGGCCTGCAGGACGCCGTCAACCTCGGCTGGAAGCTCGCGGCACTGGTCCGCGGGTGGGCGCCGGCCGGGCTGCTCGACACCTACGAGTCGGAGCGGCGGCCGGTGGCCGAGCGGGTCGTGATGCACACCCAGGCGCAGGGCCTGCTGGCCGGGCCGGGGCCGGCGGTGACCGCGCTGCGCGCGCTCTTCGCCGAGTTGATGGAGGAGGAGGCGGTGGTCCGCCGTCTGGCCGCGCTCATCGCGGGGACAGATTTCCGGTACGACGGGATGGGCGGATTCGCGCCGGACCTGGGTCCCGTGACGCACCGTGCCCGTCCCCTGCTCGTGGACAACACCGGAACGCTGGCCGGGGCGGTCGCACCCTGGCGGGACCGGGTGGACCTGGTGACAGTGCCGCTGCCCGCGGAGTCCGCGATGCTGGTCCGGCCGGACAACTACGTGGCCTGGTCGTCGTCCGGACCGGCGCCGTCCCCGGACGGACTGGTCGTCGCGCTCCGCCGGTGGTTCGGCGCCCCTCAGCTGTCGAGCTGA
- a CDS encoding TetR/AcrR family transcriptional regulator, translating to MGLRETKKQATRTALSWAAIRLIVERGYDRVLVEDIAAAAGVSPRTFNNYFASKAEAVAARHRDRCFAVADALRGRPAGEPLWDAITQAVLDSFAPGPEVTAHPEPDMELWRSGVREMVAVPAIQAEILRGGDDAVRAIGAAVAERTGLDVERDLYPKLVAAAVLAANNVVVRQFQAQGGDRWDTVPELLTEALGLIRAGLPQP from the coding sequence ATGGGACTCCGGGAGACCAAGAAGCAGGCCACCCGGACCGCGCTGAGCTGGGCCGCGATCCGGCTCATCGTCGAGCGCGGCTACGACCGGGTGCTGGTGGAGGACATCGCGGCGGCCGCCGGGGTGTCACCCCGCACCTTCAACAACTACTTCGCCAGCAAGGCCGAGGCGGTCGCGGCCCGGCACCGCGACCGCTGCTTCGCCGTGGCGGACGCGCTGCGCGGGCGGCCGGCCGGCGAGCCGCTCTGGGACGCGATCACCCAGGCCGTGCTGGACTCGTTCGCCCCCGGCCCCGAGGTCACCGCCCACCCGGAGCCGGACATGGAGCTCTGGCGCTCCGGGGTGCGCGAGATGGTGGCGGTGCCCGCCATCCAGGCGGAGATCCTGCGCGGCGGCGACGACGCGGTGCGGGCCATCGGGGCGGCCGTCGCCGAGCGTACCGGGCTGGACGTGGAGCGCGACCTCTATCCGAAGCTGGTGGCGGCGGCGGTGCTGGCGGCCAACAACGTGGTGGTCCGGCAGTTCCAGGCGCAGGGCGGGGATCGCTGGGACACGGTGCCGGAGCTGCTGACCGAGGCGTTGGGGTTGATCCGGGCGGGGCTGCCTCAGCCCTGA
- a CDS encoding ATP-binding cassette domain-containing protein: protein MRLLSDLWVTSRSRTALAAFLIVLGASGSATALALAGSVLVDRSGTLFAVLAMALAAVVISDVVVGLVAARLTADWAARVRRGLNRVAFGQDIPTLENTPVGELLDRIDSDVYQVASELRGSGVRIAQSMAVATLSIVTAFLVWWPAGLAMIAVAVLIFATMNKPIRRIGPVRIAEEEAWSDLAAVMEEAIHGQDDVRTSLAAPYVHRLFADRAREVLTRGRRVWRSSSRITMWAGTITRSLIASLVLVGAWALVTGHIDGARLTGVWLLALGFGGTLEQVTRMVPELQNALGAWGRVQMLAAVPQEPAQGVPPVDGDLVVRDLTFRYGEADSGRPPALRGVSLTFARGRSYALIGRTGSGKSTLAKVLTRAVDVPAGTVFLGDVDINGIAVDGLRRWTAIVPQRTEILAGTLAENIALFDQELLPRAGAALDELGLASWVEGLPDGIDTKLGEGGYKLSAGQEQLVAFARILVRDPQVVILDEATARMDPVTESWVQRATDRLLDGRIGVIVAHRLSSVQRCDEVVVLADGRVLEAGPLRESRRFAELMASSNLAVPARTTSANGGGVPAGTGPAGAEEPGDWDTAVRLELGADALSNPLPTVDAPPLPIPPPTRTMREIARLATNDARYGLGAVGLFVLLVLFGLDGVVLPLLWSDVVDGVGSPVPPAIGITVALLALIPTLYYTGAWFPEWWVRQMLRISLRLVHGQIGPRRVSKHTPAEVVAQGGDTERVVMLADNLIDSGVALIVAVAMTVTSQSPVPALFFLGTMLVSGLAATLFGPRLEQAARRTVAARAAFATALVSSLSAARTVKLAGATEPVLSHLARLDAKRSELQWREIAIQVWARSTPSIVSGLLPIAVWSLYLSDRLSSAATLIAVATLGSARWFAWTTASLVSHYPSAKVWTARTVAMTGSAEYSSDITGVDISAGTAPAPPAAPRNPLRTLELRGFSAVHENGAQGVRDVDLTVQRGQLVLVVGPVGSGKSSLLRALAGIVHHTGELCWNGEPVREPELFLRPNQVGYVAQLPRVLSGTVADNIQLGHQVDAADAVSVAQLEHDLTASGGGLGLLIGHKGTRLSGGQLQRLALARALAPRTELLIADDVSSALDVTTELALWRALRSHGVTVVGSTSKRAALAQADRVVVLIGGKAEDQGTWPELESRWGHLAG from the coding sequence ATGCGTCTGCTCAGCGACCTGTGGGTTACCTCCCGAAGTCGCACGGCGCTGGCCGCTTTCCTGATCGTGCTCGGCGCAAGCGGATCGGCCACGGCCCTCGCGCTGGCCGGCTCGGTGCTCGTCGACCGGTCCGGGACGCTGTTCGCGGTGCTGGCCATGGCGCTCGCCGCGGTGGTGATCAGTGACGTCGTCGTGGGGCTGGTCGCGGCCCGGCTCACCGCCGACTGGGCGGCCCGGGTCCGGCGCGGCCTCAACCGGGTGGCGTTCGGCCAGGACATCCCGACCCTGGAGAACACGCCGGTCGGCGAGCTGCTCGACCGGATCGACTCCGACGTCTACCAGGTCGCCTCGGAGCTGCGCGGCAGCGGCGTCCGGATCGCCCAGTCGATGGCGGTGGCCACACTCTCCATCGTCACCGCGTTCCTCGTCTGGTGGCCGGCCGGCCTCGCCATGATCGCCGTCGCCGTGCTGATCTTCGCGACCATGAACAAGCCGATCCGCCGGATCGGCCCGGTGCGCATCGCCGAGGAGGAGGCCTGGTCCGACCTGGCCGCCGTGATGGAGGAGGCGATCCACGGGCAGGACGACGTGCGTACCAGCCTCGCCGCGCCGTACGTGCACCGCCTCTTCGCCGACCGGGCCCGCGAGGTGCTGACCCGGGGCCGCCGGGTCTGGCGCTCCTCGTCGCGGATCACCATGTGGGCCGGGACGATCACCCGTTCGCTGATCGCCTCACTGGTCCTGGTCGGCGCCTGGGCGCTGGTCACCGGGCACATCGACGGCGCCCGGCTGACCGGGGTCTGGCTGCTCGCGCTCGGCTTCGGCGGCACCCTGGAGCAGGTCACCCGCATGGTGCCCGAGCTGCAGAACGCGCTCGGCGCCTGGGGCCGGGTGCAGATGCTCGCCGCGGTGCCGCAGGAGCCGGCGCAGGGCGTGCCCCCGGTCGACGGCGACCTGGTGGTCCGCGACCTGACCTTCCGATACGGCGAAGCGGACAGTGGTCGCCCACCGGCCCTGCGCGGGGTCAGCCTCACCTTCGCCCGGGGCCGTTCCTATGCGCTGATCGGGCGTACCGGCTCCGGCAAGTCCACCCTGGCCAAGGTGCTCACCCGGGCCGTCGACGTGCCCGCCGGCACGGTCTTCCTCGGCGATGTCGACATCAACGGCATCGCCGTCGACGGCCTGCGCCGATGGACGGCCATCGTCCCGCAGCGCACCGAGATCCTGGCCGGCACCCTCGCCGAGAACATCGCGCTCTTCGACCAGGAGCTGCTGCCCCGGGCCGGTGCCGCGCTCGACGAGCTCGGCCTGGCCTCCTGGGTCGAGGGCCTGCCGGACGGCATCGACACCAAGCTCGGCGAGGGCGGCTACAAGCTCTCGGCCGGCCAGGAGCAGCTGGTGGCCTTCGCCCGGATCCTGGTCCGCGACCCGCAGGTGGTGATCCTGGACGAGGCGACCGCCCGGATGGATCCGGTCACCGAGTCCTGGGTGCAGCGGGCCACCGACCGGCTGCTGGACGGCCGGATCGGCGTGATCGTGGCACACCGGCTCTCCTCGGTGCAGCGCTGCGACGAGGTCGTGGTGCTCGCCGACGGCCGGGTCCTGGAGGCCGGGCCGCTGCGCGAGTCCCGCCGGTTCGCCGAGCTGATGGCGAGCAGCAACCTGGCCGTCCCGGCGCGGACCACGTCCGCGAACGGTGGCGGGGTGCCGGCCGGCACCGGTCCGGCCGGCGCGGAGGAGCCGGGCGACTGGGACACCGCCGTGCGGCTGGAACTCGGCGCCGACGCGCTGAGCAACCCGTTGCCCACCGTGGACGCGCCACCGCTGCCCATCCCGCCGCCGACCCGGACGATGCGCGAGATCGCCCGGCTGGCCACCAACGACGCCCGGTACGGCCTGGGCGCCGTCGGCCTGTTCGTGCTGCTGGTCCTGTTCGGACTGGACGGGGTGGTGCTGCCGCTGCTGTGGTCCGACGTGGTGGACGGCGTGGGCAGCCCGGTGCCGCCCGCGATCGGCATCACGGTGGCCCTGCTCGCCCTGATCCCGACGCTGTACTACACCGGCGCCTGGTTCCCGGAGTGGTGGGTCCGCCAGATGCTGCGGATCAGCCTGCGCCTGGTGCACGGGCAGATCGGCCCGCGCCGGGTCAGCAAGCACACCCCGGCCGAGGTGGTCGCCCAGGGCGGCGACACCGAGCGGGTGGTGATGCTGGCCGACAACCTGATCGACAGCGGCGTCGCGCTGATCGTCGCGGTGGCCATGACGGTGACCTCCCAATCGCCGGTCCCGGCCCTGTTCTTCCTCGGCACCATGCTGGTGTCCGGACTGGCGGCGACCCTGTTCGGGCCGCGGCTGGAGCAGGCGGCCCGGCGTACCGTCGCGGCCCGCGCGGCGTTCGCGACAGCGCTGGTGTCGTCGCTGTCGGCGGCGCGCACGGTGAAGCTGGCCGGCGCCACCGAGCCGGTGCTGAGCCACCTGGCCCGGCTGGACGCGAAACGCAGCGAGCTGCAGTGGCGGGAGATCGCGATCCAGGTGTGGGCGCGGTCCACGCCGTCGATCGTCAGCGGTCTGCTGCCGATCGCGGTCTGGTCGCTGTACCTGTCCGACCGGCTCAGCTCGGCGGCGACGCTGATCGCGGTGGCGACGCTCGGCTCGGCCCGGTGGTTCGCGTGGACGACCGCGTCGCTGGTGTCGCACTACCCGTCGGCGAAGGTGTGGACGGCCCGGACGGTCGCGATGACCGGCTCCGCGGAGTACTCGTCGGACATCACCGGGGTGGACATCTCGGCCGGCACCGCGCCCGCGCCGCCGGCCGCGCCGCGCAACCCGCTGCGCACGCTGGAGTTGCGCGGCTTCAGCGCGGTGCACGAGAACGGCGCCCAGGGTGTCCGGGACGTCGACCTGACCGTGCAGCGCGGCCAGCTGGTACTGGTGGTCGGCCCGGTCGGGTCCGGCAAGTCGTCGCTGCTGCGCGCGCTGGCCGGGATCGTGCACCACACCGGCGAGCTGTGCTGGAACGGCGAGCCGGTCCGCGAGCCGGAGCTGTTCCTGCGGCCCAACCAGGTGGGTTACGTCGCCCAGCTGCCCCGGGTGCTGTCCGGGACGGTGGCCGACAACATCCAGCTCGGCCACCAGGTGGACGCGGCCGACGCGGTCTCGGTGGCCCAGCTGGAGCACGACCTGACCGCGTCCGGCGGCGGCCTCGGGCTGCTGATCGGGCACAAGGGCACCCGGTTGTCCGGTGGCCAGCTGCAGCGGCTGGCGCTGGCACGGGCGCTCGCCCCGCGTACCGAGTTGCTGATCGCCGACGACGTGTCGTCAGCGCTGGACGTGACCACCGAGTTGGCGTTGTGGCGGGCGTTGCGCTCGCACGGGGTGACGGTGGTGGGATCGACCTCGAAGCGGGCGGCGCTGGCGCAGGCGGACCGGGTGGTCGTGCTGATCGGCGGCAAGGCGGAGGACCAGGGCACCTGGCCGGAGCTGGAGTCCCGCTGGGGCCACCTGGCCGGCTGA
- a CDS encoding metallophosphoesterase, which yields MAVDEAAVEAKPRRRRRAGARFGVLLVAVLALLFGVPWATLVWSGNAWPAPAFVAATLLFVLVAAGFPVLMFRGHGRRDDRASRIADTTLGVVWVLFVWSILGQLLGLALALAGVADPVRSRVVTAAVLTVSVALLVYGYVEAMRVSRVRHVDVTIPRLGSGLDGLRVVLITDTHYGPIDRSRWSRGVTEVINSLDADIVAHTGDIADGEVDQRLSQASPLADVRASMARVYVTGNHEYMSGAQGWVEFMSSIGWESLHNRHLVVSRGGDSLIVAGVDDRTAAGSGVPGHHMDHEAALAGADPRLPVLLLAHQPQQISGAVAHGIDLQLSGHTHGGQMWPFHYLVRIDQPALQGLSRHSARTQLYTSRGTGFWGPPFRIFAPSEITLLTLHAER from the coding sequence ATGGCGGTGGATGAGGCGGCGGTCGAGGCGAAGCCGCGACGGCGGCGGCGGGCGGGTGCCCGGTTCGGTGTGCTCCTGGTGGCGGTCCTCGCCCTGCTCTTCGGGGTGCCGTGGGCCACCCTGGTCTGGTCGGGCAACGCCTGGCCGGCCCCGGCGTTCGTCGCGGCCACGCTGCTGTTCGTGCTGGTCGCGGCGGGCTTCCCGGTGCTGATGTTCCGCGGGCACGGCCGGCGTGACGACCGCGCGTCCCGGATCGCCGACACCACCCTCGGCGTGGTCTGGGTGCTCTTCGTCTGGTCGATCCTCGGCCAGCTCCTCGGGCTGGCCCTGGCACTCGCCGGGGTCGCCGATCCGGTCCGCTCCCGGGTGGTCACCGCCGCGGTCCTGACCGTCTCGGTCGCGCTGCTCGTCTACGGCTACGTGGAGGCGATGCGCGTCTCCCGGGTCCGGCACGTGGACGTCACCATCCCGCGGCTCGGCAGCGGGCTGGACGGGCTGCGGGTGGTGCTGATCACCGACACCCACTACGGCCCGATCGACCGGTCCCGCTGGTCCCGCGGCGTCACCGAGGTGATCAACTCGCTGGACGCCGACATCGTCGCGCACACCGGTGACATCGCCGACGGCGAGGTCGACCAGCGCCTCTCGCAGGCGTCGCCGCTCGCCGACGTGCGGGCGTCGATGGCCCGGGTCTACGTGACCGGCAACCACGAATACATGAGCGGCGCCCAGGGCTGGGTGGAGTTCATGTCCTCGATCGGCTGGGAGTCCCTGCACAACCGGCACCTGGTCGTCTCGCGCGGCGGCGACTCACTGATCGTGGCCGGTGTCGACGACCGCACCGCGGCCGGCTCCGGCGTCCCCGGCCACCACATGGACCACGAGGCCGCCCTGGCCGGCGCCGACCCGCGGCTGCCGGTGCTGCTGCTCGCCCACCAGCCACAGCAGATCTCCGGCGCCGTCGCGCACGGCATCGATCTGCAGCTGTCCGGGCACACCCACGGCGGTCAGATGTGGCCGTTCCACTACCTGGTCCGCATCGACCAGCCCGCCCTGCAGGGCCTGTCCCGGCACTCGGCACGCACGCAGCTCTACACCAGCCGCGGCACCGGCTTCTGGGGGCCGCCGTTCCGCATCTTCGCCCCCAGCGAGATCACCCTGCTGACGCTGCACGCGGAGCGGTGA
- a CDS encoding nucleoside/nucleotide kinase family protein: MTGTFPDLVNRARSLVAGGRRAVLGIAGPPGAGKTTLAESLLAALAPRPPAGLAAGSWVAHVPMDGFHLADAELDRLGLRELKGAPDTFDGWGYAALLRRLLDDRDEMIYAPGFERVLEQPIAGAIGVPRQARLILTEGNYLLLGDGRWAGLREVFSEVWYTDLDPAERLRRLVARHERFGKPPAAARAWATGTDERNATLIAGTRDRADLVVPSALLCSLGADPAHGCLS; encoded by the coding sequence ATGACAGGCACGTTCCCCGATCTGGTGAACCGGGCCCGGTCCCTGGTGGCCGGCGGGCGGCGTGCGGTGCTCGGCATCGCCGGCCCGCCCGGCGCCGGCAAGACCACCCTGGCCGAGTCGCTGCTGGCCGCGCTCGCCCCGCGGCCGCCGGCCGGGCTGGCCGCCGGCAGCTGGGTGGCGCACGTGCCGATGGACGGCTTCCACCTGGCCGACGCCGAGCTGGACCGGCTGGGGCTGCGCGAGCTCAAGGGCGCGCCGGACACCTTCGACGGCTGGGGTTATGCCGCGCTGCTGCGCCGGCTGCTCGACGACCGGGACGAGATGATCTACGCGCCGGGTTTCGAGCGGGTCCTGGAGCAGCCGATCGCCGGGGCGATCGGGGTGCCGCGGCAGGCCCGGCTGATCCTCACCGAGGGCAACTACCTGCTGCTCGGCGACGGCCGGTGGGCCGGGCTGCGGGAGGTGTTCAGCGAGGTCTGGTACACCGACCTCGACCCGGCCGAGCGGCTGCGGCGGCTGGTCGCCCGGCACGAGCGGTTCGGTAAACCCCCGGCCGCCGCCCGGGCCTGGGCGACCGGGACCGACGAGCGCAACGCCACGCTGATCGCCGGCACCCGAGACCGCGCCGACCTGGTGGTGCCGTCCGCGCTGCTGTGTTCGCTGGGCGCTGATCCGGCACACGGGTGTTTGTCGTGA
- a CDS encoding polysaccharide deacetylase family protein: MGWSTLPALMYHSVSAVDGPLRDLAVPPDRLAEQLEALTAAGYRLTGLTQALDELHAGSTEKLLAVTFDDGYRDFLTAGVPALRAAGAGATLYASVGHLGGHAGWLGRWSADFGPMLTWEELAEVAASGIEIGNHSLIHHPLDVLPPAVLREEIHSSREELEQRLRLPVRSFAYPHGYHSRRVRDVVAAAGHDNATEVGYRAHTPRERRFAVPRFQPTPDHTGADLVALVEGHGSTVVPTLKRYAQPGWRMVRTLARAAGRNLT, encoded by the coding sequence GTGGGCTGGAGCACGCTGCCGGCGCTGATGTATCACTCGGTCTCCGCCGTGGACGGCCCGCTGCGTGATCTCGCGGTCCCGCCGGACCGGCTCGCCGAGCAGCTCGAGGCGCTCACCGCCGCCGGCTACCGCCTGACCGGCCTCACCCAGGCGCTGGACGAGCTACACGCCGGCAGCACCGAGAAACTGCTCGCCGTCACCTTCGACGACGGGTACCGGGACTTCCTCACCGCCGGCGTCCCCGCGCTGCGAGCGGCCGGCGCCGGCGCCACCCTGTACGCGTCGGTCGGCCACCTGGGTGGGCACGCCGGCTGGCTCGGCCGGTGGTCGGCCGACTTCGGCCCGATGCTGACCTGGGAGGAGCTGGCCGAGGTCGCCGCGAGCGGCATCGAGATCGGCAACCACAGCCTGATCCACCACCCGCTCGACGTGCTGCCCCCGGCGGTGCTGCGCGAGGAGATCCACAGCAGTCGCGAGGAGCTGGAGCAGCGGCTGCGGCTGCCGGTGCGCTCGTTCGCCTACCCGCACGGCTACCACAGCCGCCGGGTTCGCGACGTGGTCGCGGCGGCCGGGCACGACAACGCCACCGAGGTCGGGTACCGGGCGCACACCCCGCGCGAGCGGCGGTTCGCGGTGCCGCGCTTCCAGCCCACCCCGGATCACACCGGCGCCGACCTGGTCGCCCTGGTCGAGGGGCACGGGTCGACCGTGGTGCCGACGCTGAAGAGGTACGCCCAGCCCGGCTGGCGCATGGTCCGCACACTCGCCCGCGCGGCGGGAAGGAATCTGACATGA
- a CDS encoding glycoside hydrolase family 26 protein: MTRRAFLGLVAALPLAGCATSHRAAPRAGATTAPSPALSVAPSVAPSPPSVTAGAAAPVWGGPVPFTAGKALLGSYLALDGMSYPQALALRHKQLGRDARIAHVFYEWADTLPSSIPDAPDHAIPMVSWRGTAYAEITSGRSDKLIAAAARNLRRFGRPVLLRWAWEMNGNWFDWCGARNGDDPAGYVTAWRRIHRIFQEQDATNVAWVWSPNWNSWPRTDWNVYASYYPGDKYVDWVGVSGYNLEGERPGTLYDPIYRAYAKRKPIILSEIGAVDHGGSTKADWIAEFSRYMRTRPKIGAVVWFDTDTHPGYAERWRIDTDSASLAAFKAMGRTPRFSA, translated from the coding sequence ATGACCCGCCGCGCCTTCCTGGGCCTGGTCGCCGCGCTGCCCCTGGCCGGCTGCGCGACATCGCATCGGGCGGCCCCGCGGGCCGGTGCCACCACCGCGCCGTCCCCGGCGCTCTCGGTCGCCCCGTCGGTGGCGCCGTCGCCGCCGTCCGTCACCGCCGGTGCCGCGGCGCCGGTGTGGGGCGGGCCGGTGCCGTTCACCGCTGGGAAGGCGCTGCTCGGGTCGTACCTGGCCCTGGACGGGATGTCGTACCCGCAGGCGCTGGCGCTGCGGCACAAGCAGCTCGGCCGGGACGCGCGGATCGCGCACGTCTTCTACGAGTGGGCGGACACGCTGCCCAGCTCGATCCCGGACGCGCCGGACCACGCGATCCCGATGGTGTCCTGGCGGGGCACGGCGTACGCGGAGATCACCAGCGGACGCAGCGACAAGCTGATCGCCGCGGCGGCCCGCAACCTCAGGCGGTTCGGCCGGCCGGTGCTGCTGCGCTGGGCCTGGGAGATGAACGGCAACTGGTTCGACTGGTGCGGCGCGCGGAACGGCGACGACCCGGCCGGCTACGTCACCGCGTGGCGGCGGATCCACCGGATCTTCCAGGAGCAGGACGCCACCAACGTGGCCTGGGTGTGGAGTCCGAACTGGAACTCCTGGCCGCGTACCGACTGGAACGTCTACGCGAGCTATTACCCGGGCGACAAGTACGTCGACTGGGTCGGCGTCTCCGGCTACAACCTGGAGGGCGAGCGCCCCGGCACGCTGTACGACCCGATCTACCGGGCGTACGCCAAGCGTAAGCCGATCATCCTGAGCGAGATCGGCGCGGTCGATCACGGCGGCTCCACCAAGGCCGACTGGATCGCCGAGTTCAGCCGGTACATGCGGACCCGGCCGAAGATCGGCGCGGTGGTCTGGTTCGACACCGACACGCACCCCGGTTACGCGGAACGCTGGCGGATCGACACCGACAGCGCGTCGCTGGCCGCGTTCAAGGCGATGGGCCGCACGCCGCGGTTCAGCGCCTAG